The Bacillota bacterium DNA segment GCCCTTTCCAAGGAGATCTTCGCGGCCTATGACGATGCCGAGCTCGCAATGGCGGTTCCTGTAATCGATGTTGTGAAGTCCCACAGAGCCTATGTACTCAAGTTTAGGATCATCCTTCATGGCGATGACGAAGACTCCCTCGTTCGGAACGCCGCGCTGGTGCAGTTGTCGGTCGACGAATTCCGCGGTCTGCTCCGACGACTGCGGGAACAGCGGAAAGGAAAGGTACCGGTTTATGTTCTCGTTGTTCACCCAGCGCTGGACGGCATCCTGGTCTTCGCGCCTGAACTCCCGGAGCACGATCCTCTCGCCGCGCAACATTGGCCGTCTCTCCCTTCGGCGTACTGCGCTAATAGTAGCACAGGTAATCATACCCAGGCAAGAGGGATTCATCTGCGAAAATCCTGAAGACTGACGCGGCTCCACTCAAAGAGATCGCGGCGGCACCGGATGAAGTGAATGTCTGCAGTGGAGGAGGCGAGGTTCGCGGCGCAAGGAGGAGATGAGGTCTTGGTGTCACTCGAAGGAGGAAGGCACGCAGGACGAGGGTGTGAGGAACATGCTGTCCTGGACAGCCGTGACGGGCGGGACTCACCCGAACGGCGTCAAACGGTGGCGAACGTCAAACGGTGGCAAGCAGTGTCGAACGGCCTGGCACGATGTCGCAAGGCCTGGCGCGGCCTCGCGCGGCCTAGCGCGGCCTCGCGCGGCTTCGGACGACAGCTGACGGCCTCGCACGATGGCGGACGGCAGCGCACGGCGACGCGCGGCAGCGCTCGTCGGCGGGCGGCAGCGGGCGACGATGGGTATCGCCGCCCGCCGCGTGCGCCGCTGCACGGAGCAGCCCGCAAGCTGCTATAGACTCCGGAAACCCTCAAGAGGGGGCCCCCTTTCATACGCATGAGCACACGCATGAGCATACGCATGAGGCTCAGAAGCCGCCCCCTCAAGGCTGGACGCCGAAGTGGTCCGCGATACCGAGGTAGATGTAGTATCCCTCGCGCCACGTGTAACCCATGTCCCTGAGCCGCGCCTCCTGATACGGGTTGCTGATGTAGGACGCTTCCGTCAGGATCGACGGCATCCACGTGTTTCTGAGCACGTAGAAGTTAGCGGTGCGCGCCCCTCCATCGGGAAGCCCAAGCCCAGCGACGAGCCTCCGGTGGACGTCGTTACGGAGATCGAGAGCGGTTGCGCCGGCGTACGTGTATGCGTACGTCTCGGTCGCGTTGTAGCTCTGATTGTACGAGGCATTGTGATGGACAGAGATGAATCTGTCAGCGCCCCACTCGTTCGCCGCTGTGGTCCTCTCACCGAGGGTCACGTCGACGTCGCCGGTCCGTGACATCTTCACGGTGGCGCCGCCGTACTCGACGAGGCAGTTCCGCAAGGCCGTCGCCACCCGAAGGTTCACGTCGGCCTCGCGCAGCCCGGAGGGTCCTATGGCGCCGGGCTCTGGTCCGCCGTGCCCGGGGTCGATGAAGATCTTCACTCCCTGAAGCCCGCCGCG contains these protein-coding regions:
- a CDS encoding GNAT family N-acetyltransferase, with protein sequence MLRGERIVLREFRREDQDAVQRWVNNENINRYLSFPLFPQSSEQTAEFVDRQLHQRGVPNEGVFVIAMKDDPKLEYIGSVGLHNIDYRNRHCELGIVIGREDLLGKGIGREAIKLALGFAFNFLNMHKVNLRVFEYNERGRRCYLSCGFKEEGRIREQRFYDGRYWDEIIMGITRDEFRCSRDMRGDDDGRES
- a CDS encoding N-acetylmuramoyl-L-alanine amidase, with protein sequence MMVERTVRVVTTGVGRARAIAVCAAALTAALTLAVASPAAFARGGLQGVKIFIDPGHGGPEPGAIGPSGLREADVNLRVATALRNCLVEYGGATVKMSRTGDVDVTLGERTTAANEWGADRFISVHHNASYNQSYNATETYAYTYAGATALDLRNDVHRRLVAGLGLPDGGARTANFYVLRNTWMPSILTEASYISNPYQEARLRDMGYTWREGYYIYLGIADHFGVQP